In the Candidatus Moraniibacteriota bacterium genome, one interval contains:
- a CDS encoding C39 family peptidase, with protein MFSRKKIYISGIVVLVVLAALFAGRYFLLRSSKAPKTYLEEFKDIVKSPGADVSQPEEKAVTAEPAGSIKEEKTLPEKIFIKVPFTSQAPFAVWDIRHEEACEEASLLMLAYYFQGEKLNKEIAEKEVQELIKFQIEKYGDYKDSNVGEIVKLAEDFYGIKNLRVIYDFSKGEIKKELAKGNPIIVPAAGRLLGNPYYTQPGPLYHNLVLVGYSGDKIITNDPGTRKGEGYRYPIDVLYNAIHDFPGDKNKINEGRKAMIVIDGQS; from the coding sequence ATGTTTAGCCGGAAAAAAATTTATATTTCGGGAATAGTCGTTTTAGTTGTTCTGGCGGCACTGTTTGCCGGCAGATATTTTTTGTTGCGGAGCAGTAAAGCTCCAAAAACGTATTTGGAGGAATTTAAGGATATTGTTAAAAGCCCGGGTGCAGATGTTAGCCAGCCGGAAGAAAAGGCAGTAACTGCAGAACCAGCAGGATCTATTAAGGAAGAAAAAACGCTTCCCGAAAAAATTTTTATTAAAGTTCCCTTTACTTCCCAAGCCCCTTTTGCGGTTTGGGATATACGGCACGAGGAGGCCTGTGAAGAAGCATCGCTTTTGATGTTGGCCTATTATTTTCAGGGAGAGAAATTAAATAAAGAGATAGCTGAAAAGGAGGTTCAGGAATTGATAAAATTTCAAATAGAAAAATATGGCGATTATAAAGACAGCAATGTCGGTGAGATAGTAAAGTTAGCGGAAGATTTTTACGGAATTAAAAACTTGAGAGTAATTTACGATTTTAGTAAAGGGGAAATTAAAAAAGAACTGGCCAAGGGGAATCCCATCATCGTGCCGGCGGCCGGCCGGCTTTTGGGCAATCCTTATTATACTCAACCGGGACCCTTGTATCACAATCTTGTTCTAGTGGGATACAGCGGTGACAAAATTATCACTAATGATCCGGGAACAAGAAAAGGGGAAGGATACCGCTATCCAATTGATGTTTTGTATAATGCCATTCACGATTTTCCGGGAGACAAGAACAAGATTAATGAGGGCAGAAAAGCCATGATCGTAATTGACGGGCAAAGTTGA
- a CDS encoding L,D-transpeptidase family protein, which produces MDEKLKHKIHHILAAIIFIAGVLGIVYSVRAYPQVFRVDVQLESDRDITPREALQLNFSEPMIVERTSSVVTISPKEEVNFHWLNGNKSLVITPFDSWKPEQEYNITISGGISIMLTEINERLTFRTVAYPRVSEFYPKMGERDVIFDIEDPMTAVFSKSIEDFRVKVVINPAENLVNQLDLEKKKVDFLSKNGFQRGQRYDVEIMVRHKDESESRYQKIYTTWFETKPFPPATWEKDLNLRLEQARRFSDPKIKEGKYIDLNVESQVMTIFENGKLVDAFLISSGKRGMGTPQGTFHISNKFPRAWSKKYGLFMPYWMALVPSGDFGIHELPEWPGGFKEGAAHLGTPVSHGCVRLGVGPAQFVYNWAEIGTPVVVHN; this is translated from the coding sequence ATGGACGAAAAATTAAAACACAAAATACATCATATCTTAGCCGCAATTATTTTTATCGCCGGAGTACTGGGGATTGTTTACAGTGTCCGCGCCTATCCGCAGGTCTTTCGGGTTGATGTCCAGTTGGAATCAGATCGCGACATCACGCCCAGAGAGGCGCTGCAGTTGAACTTTTCAGAGCCAATGATAGTGGAGCGAACTAGCAGTGTTGTGACAATAAGTCCAAAGGAGGAAGTCAACTTTCATTGGCTGAATGGAAATAAATCCTTAGTTATCACTCCTTTTGATTCCTGGAAGCCCGAGCAAGAATACAACATTACTATCTCTGGGGGAATAAGCATAATGCTTACTGAAATTAATGAACGCCTTACCTTTCGGACAGTCGCTTATCCCCGAGTATCAGAATTTTATCCAAAGATGGGAGAAAGAGATGTTATTTTTGATATCGAGGATCCAATGACTGCTGTTTTTAGCAAATCAATTGAGGACTTCCGCGTTAAAGTTGTTATTAATCCTGCCGAAAATCTTGTCAATCAGCTGGATCTGGAAAAAAAGAAAGTTGACTTTCTTTCGAAAAATGGTTTTCAGCGAGGCCAGCGCTACGACGTAGAAATTATGGTTCGCCATAAGGATGAAAGCGAAAGCCGATATCAGAAGATCTACACGACTTGGTTTGAAACCAAACCATTTCCTCCCGCCACCTGGGAAAAAGACCTTAATCTGCGGCTAGAGCAAGCCAGGAGATTTTCCGATCCGAAAATTAAAGAGGGAAAATACATTGACCTGAATGTGGAAAGCCAAGTAATGACCATTTTTGAAAACGGGAAATTAGTGGACGCTTTTCTCATTTCATCGGGGAAGCGGGGAATGGGCACTCCTCAGGGAACTTTCCATATTTCCAATAAATTTCCCCGCGCTTGGTCAAAAAAATACGGCCTCTTTATGCCCTATTGGATGGCGTTGGTACCGTCAGGCGATTTCGGAATTCATGAACTCCCGGAATGGCCGGGCGGTTTCAAGGAAGGAGCAGCCCATCTGGGGACTCCCGTTTCCCATGGCTGTGTCCGGCTGGGAGTCGGGCCGGCGCAATTTGTTTATAATTGGGCCGAGATCGGAACGCCGGTAGTTGTCCACAATTGA
- a CDS encoding cellulase family glycosylhydrolase, translating to MIRKIIQVIVITCGLLFLFTGLLLIYFNLPVKSSFQKPELGVTYSSRYARAIGLDEKEAYLALLDDLKARHIRLPLYWDFVEPHPDYFDFSEIDWQLTEAEKRKVDVILIIGQKVPRWPECHEPEWIRNQELGIKKQELLEYIEVVVKRYKNNPTVTYWQVENEPFLPFGICPPLDVKLLDEELALVRNLDSSRPVIVTDSGELSLWIQAAKRADVFGTTLYRSVVSGKLGIAFDYPIGPNFFKFKYWLIKTFAGQENIMIVELQGEPWLDGWTVDQPLEEQLESMNAEKLRSNVEFAEKTGFSPIYLWGAEWWYWLKEKKNYPQVWEEAKGLFSK from the coding sequence ATGATTAGAAAAATTATTCAGGTCATTGTCATAACTTGCGGACTATTGTTTCTTTTTACCGGCCTTCTTTTGATTTATTTCAATCTTCCCGTAAAAAGTTCTTTCCAAAAACCGGAACTGGGAGTCACTTATTCCTCCCGTTACGCGAGAGCCATTGGCCTTGACGAAAAGGAGGCGTATCTGGCATTACTGGACGATTTGAAAGCGCGGCACATTCGCCTTCCTTTATACTGGGATTTCGTTGAACCGCATCCGGATTATTTTGATTTTTCTGAAATTGACTGGCAGTTGACAGAGGCCGAAAAGAGAAAAGTTGATGTAATTTTAATAATCGGACAAAAAGTTCCCCGCTGGCCGGAATGCCACGAGCCCGAATGGATTAGGAATCAGGAATTAGGAATTAAGAAGCAGGAATTACTGGAATACATTGAAGTAGTTGTTAAGCGGTATAAAAATAATCCCACTGTTACTTATTGGCAAGTAGAGAATGAACCGTTTCTTCCTTTTGGCATTTGCCCCCCGCTGGATGTGAAACTTCTTGATGAAGAGCTAGCTCTTGTTCGAAACCTGGATTCCAGCCGGCCGGTTATTGTCACTGATAGCGGGGAATTGAGCTTGTGGATCCAGGCAGCTAAGCGAGCCGATGTTTTTGGAACGACTTTATACCGTTCAGTGGTAAGCGGAAAACTGGGAATCGCCTTTGATTATCCCATTGGACCCAATTTTTTTAAATTTAAATACTGGCTGATCAAAACTTTCGCCGGGCAGGAAAATATTATGATCGTTGAGCTTCAGGGAGAGCCCTGGCTGGACGGCTGGACAGTGGATCAGCCGCTGGAGGAGCAACTTGAGTCGATGAACGCCGAAAAGCTCCGGAGCAACGTGGAATTTGCCGAAAAGACGGGATTTTCGCCGATTTATCTCTGGGGAGCCGAGTGGTGGTATTGGCTGAAAGAAAAGAAAAATTATCCGCAGGTTTGGGAGGAAGCCAAGGGACTTTTTTCCAAATGA
- a CDS encoding EamA family transporter codes for MTWLSIALTSYFLSALAVILDKFILGSKRISSPPVYSFYIGLLGLGALIFAPFGFSLPSGYQIVISLTSGALFTFGILALYFAIQKAEASRVATVIGAVTPLAVYLFSIVFFQEKLNSVQLIGAVLLIFGGLLISFDLPLQLGRKKFFSGFYYALLSGVVLAVAYLLFKVVYNEQAFFNGFIWTRFGSAVAIAGFFIIPKWRKDIIGSLRGFRRPTHTQYRTGALVIINKLIGGTSSILFNYALSLGSATLINALVSSQYVFVLILATLAATWHPKVFSEKLLFWDWAQKIGAIIIIAIGVALVSSLVSIESLLLKP; via the coding sequence ATGACTTGGTTATCCATCGCCCTCACATCTTACTTTCTTAGCGCACTGGCGGTAATTCTTGATAAATTCATCCTGGGCTCGAAAAGAATTTCCTCCCCGCCGGTGTACTCTTTTTACATCGGTCTTTTAGGACTAGGTGCGCTGATTTTTGCTCCTTTTGGATTTTCACTTCCTTCCGGTTATCAAATTGTCATCAGTTTAACGTCTGGAGCGCTTTTTACTTTCGGGATTCTGGCCCTTTATTTTGCCATCCAAAAAGCGGAGGCCAGCCGGGTGGCGACGGTGATTGGCGCGGTTACCCCGCTGGCCGTATATCTTTTTTCCATTGTTTTTTTTCAGGAAAAGCTGAACAGCGTCCAGCTAATCGGAGCAGTCCTCTTAATTTTCGGAGGGCTTTTAATTTCTTTCGATTTGCCTTTGCAGCTTGGCAGGAAAAAATTTTTCTCGGGGTTTTACTACGCATTGCTGTCGGGAGTAGTTCTGGCGGTTGCCTATTTGCTTTTTAAGGTCGTCTATAATGAGCAGGCCTTTTTCAACGGCTTCATTTGGACGCGATTCGGGTCAGCCGTTGCTATCGCCGGATTTTTTATAATTCCAAAATGGAGAAAAGATATTATCGGCAGCTTAAGAGGATTTCGTCGTCCCACCCATACGCAATACCGAACGGGAGCGTTAGTTATAATCAATAAACTAATTGGCGGAACGAGTTCCATTCTTTTTAACTACGCGCTGTCGCTGGGAAGCGCCACGCTGATTAACGCGCTTGTTTCCTCTCAATATGTCTTCGTTTTGATCTTGGCGACGCTGGCAGCCACTTGGCACCCCAAAGTGTTTTCGGAAAAATTGCTGTTCTGGGACTGGGCACAGAAAATTGGAGCGATTATCATTATTGCCATCGGTGTAGCGCTTGTTTCTTCGCTAGTTTCCATTGAGAGCTTACTGTTAAAGCCATAA